A DNA window from Buttiauxella agrestis contains the following coding sequences:
- a CDS encoding GGDEF domain-containing protein, producing the protein MRQRAITISGVWFLWINLLFCLFILGRHYFSPIQQIANITQSYPVLELLMGLILAISSSVIFLLRMAPDQHAEWLSKCLHGALLGISALWVCCFYIFIASGDSRIVFPFAALLIFTALISLYFDTRVLLSFTLPIWVVILICNFVYPSDLTVLNALLYILLAGLFESGRRILCGWFILAVRREHENRDLITQLQTLANRDPLTGIANRRVFHLLLDKALQREEQCNSSLSVIMLDVDHFKKYNDHYGHQAGDECLIKVAQCLEDAVRSTQDVVARFGGEEFIMLLPDTTAQQAIDVAERILQNLKALAIPHAGSLVLPCVTMSLGIAIWEPGMSATRLIAQADAALYQAKEQGRNQWQLFHTEE; encoded by the coding sequence ATTACTTTTCGCCGATACAACAAATCGCCAACATCACGCAATCATACCCCGTGCTTGAACTGCTTATGGGGTTGATACTCGCCATCTCGTCTTCGGTGATTTTCCTTTTGCGAATGGCCCCCGATCAACACGCCGAGTGGCTGAGTAAATGCCTGCACGGGGCATTACTGGGCATCAGCGCTCTTTGGGTGTGTTGTTTTTACATCTTCATTGCCAGCGGCGATTCGCGGATTGTGTTCCCCTTCGCCGCGTTGCTGATTTTCACCGCGCTGATTTCACTCTATTTTGATACCCGCGTTTTACTGAGTTTCACCCTGCCCATTTGGGTGGTTATTCTTATCTGTAACTTTGTTTATCCTTCTGATCTCACGGTGCTCAATGCGCTGTTGTATATCCTGCTGGCGGGGTTGTTTGAGTCGGGCCGCCGGATTTTGTGCGGTTGGTTTATTCTGGCCGTCCGCCGTGAGCATGAAAACAGAGATTTGATAACGCAGTTACAAACGTTGGCGAACCGCGACCCGTTAACCGGGATTGCCAATCGACGTGTGTTCCATCTGTTGCTGGATAAAGCGCTGCAACGAGAGGAACAATGCAACTCGTCGCTGTCAGTGATTATGTTAGACGTCGATCACTTCAAAAAATATAACGACCATTACGGTCATCAGGCCGGTGATGAATGTCTGATAAAAGTCGCTCAATGCCTTGAAGATGCGGTTCGTTCGACACAAGATGTTGTGGCGCGGTTTGGAGGCGAGGAGTTTATTATGCTGCTTCCTGATACCACTGCGCAGCAGGCGATTGACGTGGCAGAACGTATCCTACAGAACTTAAAAGCACTCGCAATTCCTCATGCCGGGTCGCTCGTCTTACCCTGCGTCACAATGAGTCTCGGTATCGCGATTTGGGAGCCGGGCATGTCTGCTACGCGACTGATTGCGCAAGCTGATGCGGCGCTGTATCAGGCCAAAGAACAAGGCCGGAACCAGTGGCAACTTTTCCACACTGAAGAATGA
- the hypA gene encoding hydrogenase maturation nickel metallochaperone HypA, which translates to MHELSLCLNMVELIEQQARLHGAQKVTQVWLELGALACIEEQALRFSFASATRGTLAENSELRLSHLPALAWCWDCSHSVQIEKHTSPCPLCGGRKLSIETGESLRIKQLEIE; encoded by the coding sequence GTGCATGAACTCAGCCTCTGTCTCAATATGGTGGAGCTCATCGAGCAACAGGCAAGGCTGCACGGCGCACAAAAAGTGACGCAGGTGTGGCTGGAGCTTGGGGCGCTGGCCTGCATTGAAGAGCAGGCGCTGCGCTTTAGTTTTGCCAGTGCCACTCGCGGCACGCTGGCAGAAAACAGTGAGCTTCGCCTTAGTCATCTTCCTGCTTTGGCGTGGTGCTGGGATTGCAGTCACAGCGTGCAGATTGAAAAGCACACCAGCCCGTGTCCGTTGTGCGGGGGTCGCAAGCTGAGTATTGAGACGGGCGAAAGTCTGCGTATTAAACAGCTGGAAATTGAATAA
- the hybG gene encoding hydrogenase maturation factor HybG — translation MCIGVPAKIIEVGEDCHHFASAEVSGVTVKINISLVCEGSPQELVGRWVLLHVGFAMSLLDEQEALNTLEALKAMQMV, via the coding sequence ATGTGTATCGGTGTGCCCGCAAAAATTATTGAGGTAGGTGAGGATTGTCATCATTTCGCCAGCGCCGAGGTGTCGGGCGTAACAGTCAAAATCAATATCTCGCTGGTGTGTGAAGGTTCGCCCCAGGAGTTGGTCGGGCGTTGGGTTTTGCTGCATGTTGGGTTCGCCATGAGCCTGTTGGATGAGCAAGAGGCATTGAACACGCTCGAAGCGCTTAAAGCGATGCAGATGGTTTGA
- the ycjG gene encoding L-Ala-D/L-Glu epimerase gives MRTVKVYQEAWPLHTPFVISRGTRSEAVVVVVELEEDGIKAVGECTPYPRYGESVESVLAQITTVIPQLEKGITRAQLQDALAAGAARNAIDSALWDLEARRKQRTLSHIAGVELPELVTTAQTVGIAEPEQMAAAAKLLWDKGARLLKVKIDDRLITERMVAIRAAVPEAVIIVDANEAWKSDGLAARCQLLADLNVAMLEQPLPAGQDSALANFIHPLPICADESCHTRESLAGLKGRYEMVNVKLDKTGGLTEALALTQAAREAGFDVMLGCMLCTSRAIAAALPLAAKVRFADLDGPTWLAVDVEPGLHFETGKLYP, from the coding sequence ATGAGAACAGTCAAGGTTTACCAGGAAGCGTGGCCGCTCCATACCCCGTTTGTGATTTCACGTGGTACACGCAGCGAAGCGGTGGTTGTGGTGGTCGAATTGGAAGAAGACGGCATTAAAGCGGTGGGCGAATGCACCCCGTATCCGCGCTATGGCGAGAGTGTGGAATCGGTGCTGGCGCAAATCACCACGGTGATTCCCCAGTTGGAAAAAGGAATCACGCGTGCCCAACTGCAAGATGCGCTGGCGGCGGGTGCCGCGCGTAATGCCATTGATAGCGCATTGTGGGACTTAGAAGCCCGACGCAAACAACGCACGCTGTCTCATATTGCGGGTGTCGAACTCCCGGAACTGGTGACCACCGCACAAACCGTCGGTATTGCTGAACCTGAACAAATGGCCGCCGCCGCGAAACTGCTGTGGGATAAAGGCGCGCGCCTGTTAAAGGTTAAAATTGACGACCGACTGATCACCGAGCGCATGGTGGCGATTCGTGCCGCTGTGCCAGAAGCGGTGATTATCGTTGATGCCAACGAAGCATGGAAAAGTGACGGCCTGGCGGCGCGTTGCCAGTTACTGGCCGATCTGAATGTGGCGATGCTGGAACAGCCGCTGCCTGCCGGGCAGGACAGTGCGTTGGCGAACTTCATCCATCCATTGCCAATTTGTGCGGATGAGAGCTGCCATACTCGTGAAAGCCTTGCCGGGCTGAAAGGGCGCTACGAAATGGTGAACGTCAAGCTGGATAAAACCGGTGGTTTGACCGAAGCGTTGGCCTTAACGCAAGCCGCGCGCGAAGCAGGATTTGATGTGATGTTGGGCTGTATGCTGTGTACGTCGAGAGCTATCGCCGCCGCATTGCCGCTGGCGGCGAAAGTCCGCTTCGCCGATCTCGATGGCCCAACCTGGCTTGCGGTAGACGTTGAACCCGGTTTGCACTTTGAAACCGGGAAACTTTATCCGTAG
- the tyrR gene encoding transcriptional regulator TyrR, protein MRLEVFCEDRLGLTRELLDLLVLRSIDLRGIEIDPIGRIYLNFSTLDFDTFSSLMAEIRRIPGVTDVRTVPWMPSEREHRALSALLEALPEPVLSLDMKSKVELANPASCALFGQNEDKLRNHNAASLVNGFNFMRWLESAPTESHTEHVVINGQNFLMEITPVHLDSENEGATLVGAVVMLRSTVRMGRQLQNLSNTDVGAFSQIVAVSPKMRHVVDQAHKLALLNAPLLIVGDTGTGKDLLAHACHLGSPRAQKPYLALNCGSMPDDVVESELFGHASGAYANAVEGKKGFFEQANGGSVLLDEIGEMSPRMQTKLLRFLNDGTFRRVGEEHEVHVDVRVICATQKNLIEMVQKGEFREDLYYRLNVLTLNLPPLRDRPQDIMPLTELFVARFADEQGVPRPKLANDLSNVLTRYGWPGNVRQLKNAIYRALTQLEGYELRPQDILLPDFDTASLVVGEEAMEGSLDDITSRFERSVLTQLYRTYPSTRKLAKRLGVSHTAIANKLREYGLSQRKTEE, encoded by the coding sequence ATGCGTCTTGAAGTCTTTTGTGAAGACCGTCTCGGTCTGACTCGAGAATTACTGGATTTACTGGTACTGCGTAGTATCGATTTACGAGGTATCGAAATTGACCCCATCGGGCGAATCTACCTGAATTTTTCTACCCTCGATTTTGATACTTTCAGCAGCCTGATGGCTGAAATTCGTCGCATCCCGGGAGTGACGGATGTGCGTACCGTGCCGTGGATGCCTTCCGAGCGCGAACATCGTGCGTTAAGCGCCTTGCTTGAAGCGCTACCTGAGCCAGTGCTGTCGCTGGATATGAAAAGCAAAGTTGAGCTGGCGAACCCGGCGAGCTGTGCACTGTTCGGCCAAAACGAAGACAAGTTGCGTAACCATAACGCCGCGAGCCTGGTGAACGGTTTTAACTTTATGCGTTGGCTGGAAAGTGCGCCGACGGAATCTCATACCGAACATGTGGTGATTAACGGGCAGAATTTCCTGATGGAAATCACGCCGGTTCATCTTGATAGCGAAAACGAAGGCGCGACGTTAGTCGGCGCGGTGGTGATGCTGCGTTCAACCGTCCGCATGGGGCGCCAGCTCCAGAACCTCTCTAATACCGATGTCGGCGCGTTTAGCCAGATTGTCGCGGTCAGCCCGAAAATGCGCCATGTCGTTGATCAGGCACATAAACTGGCATTGCTGAATGCACCACTGCTGATTGTGGGTGATACCGGGACCGGTAAAGATTTGCTGGCTCATGCTTGCCATCTTGGCAGCCCACGGGCGCAGAAACCGTATCTGGCGCTCAATTGCGGCTCGATGCCGGATGACGTGGTTGAAAGCGAATTGTTTGGCCATGCGTCAGGCGCATACGCCAATGCCGTCGAAGGTAAAAAGGGCTTCTTTGAGCAGGCAAACGGTGGCTCGGTTCTGCTGGATGAAATTGGTGAAATGTCGCCGCGCATGCAAACAAAACTGCTGCGTTTCCTCAACGACGGGACATTCCGCCGCGTGGGTGAGGAGCATGAAGTTCATGTCGATGTGCGCGTGATTTGTGCGACGCAAAAGAACCTGATTGAAATGGTGCAAAAAGGCGAATTCCGTGAAGATCTCTATTATCGCCTGAACGTCCTCACTCTGAATTTGCCGCCGTTGCGTGACCGCCCGCAAGATATCATGCCGCTGACCGAGCTGTTTGTGGCCCGTTTTGCCGATGAACAAGGTGTTCCGCGTCCGAAACTGGCCAATGACTTAAGTAATGTGTTAACGCGTTATGGTTGGCCGGGCAACGTGCGTCAGTTAAAGAATGCGATCTACCGCGCATTAACCCAACTGGAAGGGTACGAATTACGTCCGCAAGACATTTTGCTGCCAGATTTTGATACCGCGAGTTTAGTGGTTGGGGAAGAGGCAATGGAAGGGTCGCTGGATGATATTACCAGCCGCTTTGAGCGTTCGGTGCTCACACAGCTTTATCGTACTTATCCAAGTACGCGCAAGTTGGCTAAACGTTTGGGCGTTTCGCACACCGCGATTGCGAACAAATTACGTGAATACGGCCTGAGCCAGCGTAAAACAGAAGAGTAA
- the mpaA gene encoding murein tripeptide amidase MpaA: MSAHRPRSQRGHLPKGSERYGKSVFGAPLIWFPAAPSEQRSGLIIAGTHGDENAAMVTLSCALRTLEPEHRRHHVVLAVNPDGCQLGLRANANGVDLNRNFPAANWKSGETVYRWNSSADARDVVLSTGKKPGSEPETAALCQLIHTLQPAWIVSFHDPLGCIEDPDNSPLGAWLAKEFALPLVTSVGYETPGSFGSWCADLDLPCITAEFPPISADEASERYLDAMMGLLHWQK; encoded by the coding sequence ATGTCAGCCCACCGCCCTCGTTCACAACGTGGTCATTTGCCGAAAGGCTCCGAGCGTTATGGCAAATCTGTGTTCGGCGCGCCGCTTATCTGGTTCCCGGCCGCCCCGAGTGAACAACGCAGCGGCTTAATCATTGCAGGCACGCATGGCGATGAAAATGCGGCCATGGTCACGTTGTCTTGCGCACTGCGCACCCTGGAACCCGAACACCGCCGTCATCACGTTGTGCTGGCGGTGAATCCTGACGGTTGCCAACTGGGTTTACGCGCCAATGCCAACGGTGTGGATTTAAATCGTAATTTCCCGGCGGCAAACTGGAAATCTGGCGAAACCGTTTATCGCTGGAACAGCAGCGCCGACGCACGCGACGTGGTGTTATCGACCGGCAAAAAGCCCGGCTCTGAGCCAGAAACCGCCGCATTATGTCAGCTGATTCATACGTTACAACCTGCATGGATTGTCTCTTTCCACGATCCGTTAGGCTGTATTGAAGATCCTGATAACTCCCCGCTTGGCGCATGGCTTGCGAAAGAGTTTGCGCTGCCGTTAGTGACCAGCGTGGGTTACGAAACACCGGGGTCATTTGGCAGTTGGTGTGCCGATTTAGACCTGCCTTGTATTACCGCAGAATTCCCGCCCATCTCGGCTGACGAAGCGAGTGAGCGGTATCTGGATGCCATGATGGGCTTACTGCACTGGCAAAAATAA
- a CDS encoding YoaK family small membrane protein, with amino-acid sequence MKIGVLFPIAIIVAAIVFITWFIAGGYATSVS; translated from the coding sequence ATGAAAATTGGCGTTTTGTTCCCAATAGCCATCATCGTGGCCGCAATCGTGTTTATCACCTGGTTTATTGCCGGGGGTTACGCCACTTCTGTTTCGTGA
- a CDS encoding peptide ABC transporter substrate-binding protein, whose product MKKRFLTTCCALAIASLFSNAWAADVPAGTKLAADQTLVRHIKDEPASLDPAKAVGLPEIQVIRDLFEGLVNQNEKGQLEPGVATKWQSNDNRTWTFTLRDNARWSDGSPVTAQDFVYSWQRLVDPKNTSPFAWFAALAGINNAQAIIDGKMPADKLGVTAVDDRTLRINLDKPVPYFPNLTANFSLYPVPKAVVEKFGNDWTKPGNLVGNGAYALKDRIVNEKLVAVQNKNYWDNSKTVITEVTFIPINQESSATKRYLAGDIDITESFPKNLYQKLLKDIPGQVYTPPQLGTYYYAFNTQKGPTADARVRLALSMSIDRHIMAEKVLGTGEKPAWRFTPDVTAGFTPEPSPFEQMSQEEANAQAKTLLQAAGYGPNKPLKLTLLYNTSENHQKIAIAVASMWKKNLGVDVKLQNQEWKTYIDSRNTGNFDVIRASWVGDYNEPSTFLSLLTSTHSGNISRFNSPEYDKILEQASQETTDAARNKDYNQAEKILQEKAPIAPIYQYTNGRLIKPWLKGYPINNPEDVAYSRTMYIVAH is encoded by the coding sequence ATGAAAAAGCGTTTTTTGACTACTTGTTGCGCATTAGCCATTGCCAGCCTCTTTTCTAATGCCTGGGCGGCGGATGTCCCCGCTGGTACTAAACTCGCGGCTGACCAAACTCTGGTTCGCCATATTAAAGATGAACCGGCTTCACTTGATCCCGCCAAAGCCGTCGGGTTGCCAGAAATTCAGGTGATCCGTGATTTGTTTGAAGGCCTGGTTAACCAGAACGAGAAAGGGCAGCTCGAACCCGGTGTCGCCACCAAATGGCAAAGCAACGACAACCGCACCTGGACCTTTACGCTACGTGACAACGCGCGCTGGTCTGATGGCTCACCGGTTACCGCACAAGATTTCGTCTATAGCTGGCAGCGTTTGGTTGATCCGAAAAATACCTCGCCATTTGCCTGGTTTGCCGCCCTTGCTGGCATCAACAACGCACAGGCCATCATTGATGGCAAAATGCCTGCGGATAAACTGGGCGTGACGGCGGTTGATGATAGAACGCTGCGGATTAATCTCGATAAGCCCGTACCATATTTCCCGAATCTGACCGCTAACTTCTCGCTCTATCCGGTGCCAAAAGCGGTAGTTGAGAAATTCGGCAATGACTGGACCAAACCAGGTAACCTGGTCGGCAACGGGGCATATGCGCTCAAAGATCGCATCGTGAACGAAAAACTTGTGGCGGTGCAGAACAAGAATTACTGGGATAACAGCAAAACAGTGATCACCGAGGTGACCTTCATTCCTATCAACCAGGAATCTTCAGCCACCAAGCGTTACCTGGCGGGTGACATTGATATCACTGAGTCATTCCCGAAAAACCTCTATCAAAAGCTATTGAAAGATATTCCGGGCCAGGTTTATACGCCGCCACAATTGGGCACCTATTATTACGCCTTTAACACTCAGAAAGGCCCGACGGCTGACGCGCGTGTGCGTCTTGCCCTGAGCATGTCGATTGACCGTCATATCATGGCTGAAAAGGTATTGGGTACGGGTGAGAAACCGGCGTGGCGCTTTACGCCAGATGTGACGGCGGGCTTTACGCCAGAGCCTTCTCCGTTTGAACAGATGAGCCAGGAAGAAGCCAATGCGCAGGCTAAAACACTGCTGCAAGCAGCAGGCTATGGTCCGAACAAACCGCTTAAATTAACGCTGCTGTATAACACCTCCGAAAACCATCAGAAGATTGCGATTGCTGTAGCATCGATGTGGAAGAAAAATCTTGGTGTGGATGTGAAGCTACAAAACCAGGAGTGGAAAACGTACATCGATAGTCGTAACACCGGTAACTTCGATGTGATTCGTGCATCGTGGGTGGGGGATTACAACGAACCTTCGACGTTCCTGTCGCTGTTAACTTCAACGCACAGCGGTAATATTTCGCGCTTCAACTCCCCGGAATATGACAAAATTCTGGAGCAGGCAAGCCAGGAAACAACCGATGCCGCGCGTAATAAAGATTACAATCAGGCGGAAAAAATCCTCCAGGAAAAAGCTCCGATCGCACCGATTTACCAGTACACCAATGGTCGCTTGATCAAGCCATGGCTGAAAGGGTATCCGATTAATAACCCTGAGGATGTGGCTTACAGCCGTACCATGTATATCGTGGCACATTAA
- a CDS encoding HupE/UreJ family protein: protein MRFTTKTVVSLFALFPALALAHTGQDSGAHHTLSFSEGFLHPLTGADHLVVMLLVGVWSAMNTRQWWLAPLVFAWLLLTGALAGMAGLTLSGTEFIVATSLLGLGVMVALQMKLPEATGALVIGAFAIFHGLAHGAELSHSLAALSGMVLATAGLHLAGLGIGWLLIRSSVKHGASRVLGAFASLIGIGLLAGMI from the coding sequence ATGCGTTTTACAACTAAGACTGTTGTTTCACTTTTTGCGCTGTTTCCGGCACTGGCATTGGCTCATACGGGCCAGGATAGTGGGGCGCACCACACTTTAAGTTTCAGTGAAGGTTTTCTCCATCCGCTGACCGGAGCCGATCATCTGGTTGTCATGCTGTTGGTCGGTGTCTGGAGCGCCATGAATACCCGGCAATGGTGGCTTGCGCCGCTGGTGTTCGCCTGGCTTTTATTGACCGGGGCACTGGCGGGTATGGCCGGTCTTACCCTGAGCGGAACGGAATTTATTGTTGCCACTTCGCTGCTGGGGTTGGGCGTGATGGTGGCGCTGCAAATGAAGCTCCCTGAAGCAACGGGCGCGTTAGTCATCGGTGCTTTTGCGATTTTCCACGGGCTGGCGCACGGTGCGGAACTCTCGCACTCTTTAGCCGCGCTTTCAGGGATGGTCCTCGCCACAGCGGGGCTGCATCTGGCGGGGCTTGGCATTGGCTGGCTGTTGATTCGCTCGTCAGTCAAACACGGTGCGTCGCGTGTGCTGGGTGCTTTCGCATCGTTAATCGGCATCGGACTGCTCGCGGGGATGATCTAA
- the hybE gene encoding hydrogenase-2 assembly chaperone: MLPGINGFTHDPSTLLEDAFQAVAQKQMRQLPFYRAHIPVRACCFQLFEHQWLGSMLTPWMLSLMVLPGPGQVWPMRIVGEKLALILPCGNVRFTVGEMDGCGQYLAASLMSPLEKQLSVDTMIMLAEQTARMALSLPVVDSTQPENPGRRAFFRMPVGSPEGA; encoded by the coding sequence ATGTTGCCGGGCATTAACGGGTTTACGCACGACCCCTCCACTTTGCTCGAAGACGCGTTTCAGGCCGTCGCGCAGAAACAAATGCGCCAGTTGCCATTTTATCGGGCGCATATTCCTGTTAGAGCCTGCTGTTTTCAGCTGTTCGAGCATCAATGGCTGGGCAGCATGCTGACGCCCTGGATGCTCAGTTTAATGGTGTTACCAGGGCCAGGTCAGGTGTGGCCGATGCGCATCGTGGGGGAAAAACTGGCGCTTATACTTCCCTGCGGCAATGTTCGTTTTACCGTCGGGGAAATGGACGGTTGTGGGCAATATCTGGCTGCTTCGCTGATGTCACCCCTGGAAAAACAGCTCTCTGTGGACACGATGATCATGCTCGCGGAGCAGACCGCCAGAATGGCGCTGTCATTGCCGGTGGTGGATAGCACTCAGCCTGAAAATCCAGGGCGCAGGGCTTTTTTCCGTATGCCAGTCGGGAGTCCCGAAGGTGCATGA
- a CDS encoding HyaD/HybD family hydrogenase maturation endopeptidase, giving the protein MSILVLGIGNLLLGDEAIGVRIVEALEQRYLLPPHVEVLDGGTSGMDLMDVMANRDHLIVADAVLTGDEPGSVVVLRDDEIPAMFTRKVSPHQLGLADVLMALRLTDEFPAKLTLVGVVPQTLAPGIALSPVVRQAIEPALQQIMAALHAEGVSMISAEVSDVAGH; this is encoded by the coding sequence ATGAGTATTCTGGTGTTGGGCATAGGCAATTTATTGTTGGGTGACGAAGCGATAGGCGTGCGAATCGTCGAGGCGCTTGAGCAACGCTATCTGCTGCCACCGCACGTTGAAGTGCTCGATGGCGGCACCTCGGGCATGGACCTGATGGACGTGATGGCGAATCGCGACCATTTGATTGTCGCCGATGCGGTACTCACCGGGGACGAGCCTGGGAGTGTCGTGGTGCTTCGTGATGATGAAATCCCGGCGATGTTTACCCGCAAGGTTTCGCCTCATCAGCTTGGGCTTGCCGATGTGCTGATGGCGCTGCGCCTGACCGATGAGTTCCCGGCAAAACTGACGTTGGTTGGCGTGGTGCCACAGACCCTGGCGCCGGGAATTGCTTTGTCGCCGGTCGTGCGTCAGGCGATTGAACCTGCGTTGCAGCAAATTATGGCGGCGTTGCACGCCGAGGGCGTGAGCATGATTAGTGCGGAGGTGTCAGATGTTGCCGGGCATTAA
- the tpx gene encoding thiol peroxidase, with protein sequence MSQIVHFQGNPVAVAGQIPQAGNKAEAFSLVAKDLSDVTLSQFDGKRKVLNIFPSIDTGVCAASVRKFNQLATEMDNTVVLCVSADLPFAQSRFCGAEGLSNVVTLSTLRNPEFQQAYGVGISEGALKGLTARAVVVLNEKDEVVFSELVNEITNEPDYAAALEALKA encoded by the coding sequence ATGTCACAAATCGTTCATTTCCAGGGCAACCCTGTAGCGGTTGCAGGTCAGATCCCACAAGCTGGCAACAAAGCTGAAGCCTTCTCTCTGGTAGCAAAAGATCTCTCTGATGTTACTTTGAGCCAGTTCGATGGAAAACGTAAAGTCCTGAACATTTTCCCAAGCATTGATACCGGCGTTTGTGCGGCTTCCGTGCGCAAATTCAACCAACTGGCGACAGAGATGGATAACACCGTTGTACTGTGTGTTTCCGCTGACCTGCCATTTGCACAATCTCGCTTCTGCGGCGCAGAAGGTCTGAGCAATGTTGTCACACTGTCTACTCTGCGTAATCCAGAGTTCCAGCAAGCATACGGTGTGGGTATTTCTGAAGGCGCACTGAAAGGCCTGACGGCTCGCGCTGTTGTGGTTCTCAATGAGAAAGACGAAGTGGTATTCAGCGAGTTAGTGAACGAAATCACTAATGAGCCAGATTATGCCGCAGCACTGGAAGCTCTGAAGGCTTAA